GTAAAAACCGCGTGATCGGACGGGATAATGATATGCCATGGCATCTGCCAGACGACTTACAGTGGTTTAAGAAAAATACTCTGGGCAAGCCGGTGATTATGGGGCGCAAGACGTTCGAGTCTTTGGGATGCCGCCCTTTACCCAAACGTGCCAATCTGGTGATCAGCCGTCAGACCGACTTGGATTATGCGGCTCCGGTTTATGCTTCCGTTGAGGCGGCTCTGCAAGACATTAAACTTGATCATCCCGATGAGGTGGTGATTATGGGCGGCGGGCAACTGTATGCCCAGATGCTGCCAAAGGTAGACCGTCTCTATCTGACGTTGATTGACGCCGAACTTGATGGTGACACCCACTTTCCGGATTGGACGCAAGCGGGGCAGTGGTTTGAGGTTTATCGCGAACACCATCCGGCCGACGAACGGCATGAGTACGCGTTCGATTACGTCATTCTTGAAAAGGCGGACACTTAACCTTTTATAAAATTCGAAGATGGATTGAGTCATTTTTAATCGAGGCGGCAAACGGCGAAAGTCGATGAAATGCCGCCTTTTTTATTTCCCCCGCCGCTTTTCATAACGCTTTCTTTAGCCCCGGTTTTTTCCCAGATTTATCTCCTGATTTTTCCCCCGATTTTTACTTATGCGGCGATATAGATGATTAGTGCTGATGGGTGTTAATTATCCAGAAAACCACTGTTAGAATGGGGAAACTATAAAAAATAATAATATCCAAGCTGAGGAGTGTTTAGTGTCCATTAAATTGAAAATGGCGGGGGCGATTATTGCCGCTTTGTCATTGTTATTTATCAGTAATCTCGCTACGCAGTTTCTTATAGCGCAAACCAATCAGGCGATCGATCGCATCGTCAACGAAAACGACAAAAAAGTCGCTCTAATCAATAGTTTGAAGCACAGCGCCGATGAACGCGAATTGATTCTTCTGGATATGGTATTGATTGAGGAAGAAGACGAGGGTTACGAGCAAAAAATGGACGGCTTTAAAAAAGGCTTGGAACGCACCGCCAAAGAAATTTTTGATATTTTCGAGGCTTTGAATGCCTCTAATCTGCAGCCCAAGGAAGAAGACATCTATCAGCGTTTGCGGACCAATGTCTCAGGAGCCAATCTGGTCTATGCCAGTTTCAATACCGCGATCAGTGAAGGCTTCCGTGAAGAGGCGATCGATATTCTGCATAACGAATTCCGTCCTAAATATAAAGATTTTGCCTCAATCGTCAGCGAATTCCTAGAATACGAAAACCAGCTGAATGCGACGGCCGTTACCGAGTTGAAACAGCAACAGAGCGACAGCAGTTTTTATCTGTGGACAGGATTGATTATCAGTATGCTGATGTTTGCCGTAGTCGGGGGGATTGTGGCGCGAAGCCTTCTGATTCCGATTAACGGTATGCGCAATACGCTGTTGTCCGTTGCCGAAAACGGTGATCTTAAACAGCGTGTAGAGATCAAGGGCAAAGACGAACTGGCCGAGACCGGGCAGGCTTTGAACAAGCTGCTGGAAACGGTTCAGCAATCAACGGACAGCGTCAATAAAGTACTGGTCGATATGGCGGCCGGAGATTGTTCCGGTCGAGTGGAAGGGGATCTGCGCGGCGACTTTGCTTCAATGAAAGAGCAGGTCAACCGCGGTGTCGAACAGATGTCGGCGGTGGTTCGGCTGCTGCAGACTACCGCGCACAATTTTCGCGAAGGCGTTTTGGAAACTGCCGACCATCGCTCGGTCAATCTTTCGGGCGCTTTTTTGGATGTGGTTACCGATCTGGATGCTTCGGCGCAGTTGATCCGCCAGACGGTCGATTCGATTTCGGACACGCTAGGGGATCTGGCGCGCGGGAACTTCTCGGTGCGCAATACCAAAGAAGTGGTGGGAGACTTTGTTCCCTTGCAGAGCAGCCTTAACCGCACTCTGAACGATCTGGAAAACTTTGTTAATGAAGTCTCGCAGGTTCAGGCAAAAATCAGCGAAGGCGATCTGACGCAGTTGGTGGAAGGTGTATATCAGGGCAAGATGGCGTTGCTCAAGGATTCACTGAACAGCTCTGTGCGTAATACCGCCAGTATGGTAGCCAAGGTCGGTGCCGTGACCGAATCGGTTGTTCAGGGCGTCAGCAATATGGCGGCTGGGAATGCGGATATTTCCGACCGGGTGCGCGATCAAGCGCAAGCACTGGTCAGCGCTTCGAGTTCCATGGAACAGATGACGCAGAGCGTGCGTCAGAATGCCGACAGTGCCCAGCAGGCCAATCAGGTCACGATTCAGGCGCGCGATAAGCTGACTAACGGTCTGCAATCGATGCAGCAAGCGCTTAAGTCGACCGAAACGATGGCGGAAGCGAATCAGAAAATCAGTGACATTATCACGATGATCGACAGCATCGCCTTCCAGACTAATCTGTTAGCCTTGAACGCGGCTGTCGAAGCGGCGCGCGCCGGTGAGCACGGACGCGGTTTTGCGGTGGTTGCCGGAGAAGTTCGCAATCTGGCTGCAAAATCGGCAGAAGCAGCCGGAGAGATTAAAAAGCTGATTGAGAATTCGGTGGCGATTTCCGAGCAGAGTAGTAATTATGTCGCGCAAACCAGTGATGCGCTGCAGGTGATTAATCATTCCATCGGCGAAATGGCCGAGATGATCGAAGATATTTCAACGGCCAGTTCCGAGCAGACGCAAGGTATTGAACAGGTTAACCAGTCGGTATCAAGCATGGATCAGAGTACGCAGCGTAACGCTTCGTTGATCGAACAGGCTGCCGAGGAAAGCCAGAAAGTGCTTGATAATGCGCATTCTCTGCAGCAGCAGGTATTGATGTTTAAGGTCGACTCTCAGGTACAGGCGCGAATGCTGAAAATCGCCGACTCCCGCAATGGTGAGCAATTCGAAAAAATGGTCGAAGCGCATCTGGCCTGGAAAGCGAAAATCCGCGCCTTTGTTGACGGAGAGAATATCGGCGTGAGTTACGACGCGGCGACCGACCATACGGCCTGTGTTCTCGGGAAGTGGTATTACGGTGAAGGGCAGGCGCTAATGCATCTGCCTTTGATGAAAGATCTCGGAGAAGAGCATATGCAGATGCACCAGGCGATTAAACGCGTAATGGATGCCAAGTCGATCGAAGATTATGAAACTGTCGATCAAGGGTTGGCCGACGTGGATCGCCAGAGCGAAAAAGTGGTTAATCTGCTTTACCAGTTAATGGATCAAGCAGATTAAAGATTAAGATTACTGTTTCTTAAACAGCAGCAGCCCGAAAATCAGGGTTGCCATCATTACGATTGCCGGGCCGGTTGGCAGGTCATACCAATAGGATCCGGCAATTCCTGTCAATACCGATAGCACGCCCAATATCAGACTCCAACCGAGCATCTGCTCAGGGGTGTGGGATAAGCGCCGTGCCGCTGCCGCCGGGATGATCAGCAGAGAGGTGACCAGCAGGACGCCGACCATTTTCATTGACAGCGCAATCATAAATGCCAGTAGCAGAATAAACTGTAACTGCACCTTTTTTACCTCTGTCCCCTCGACCTGCGCCAGTTCGCTATTAAGCGTGATGTTGAGCATATCCCGCCAGTGCTTCCAGTAAAACAGCGCGATCAGCACGCCGGTTACCGCGATCAGTATCAGGTCGTTTTGGTTCAGGCTCAGGATATCCCCGAACAGATAGCCCATAAGGTCAATCTGCACCGAGTCCTGCAGGCTGATCAGAATCAGCCCCAGCGCCAGAGAACTGTGCGCGAGGATGCCCAGTAAAGTGTCGGACGAAAGCTGCTGCGTATGGCTCAGGGTGAAGATTCCCCAGGCGATCAGCAGCGAGACGACAATGATCGTGCCGCTCAGATTGGTTTGCATGAGTAGCGCCAGGCTGACGCCGAGAAGGGCTGAGTGTGCCAGAGTTGCGCCGAAATACGACTGTCTCTGCCAGACGACAAAAACACCGAGCGGCGCGGAAATCAGCGCCAGCCCAATGCCGCCGATTAACGCCGTTGCCAGAAAAGGTGAAAACTCGAACATAGGGTACCTGTTTCCTTTATTTTATTTGCTATCGCTTTTTTGATCCGGGTGGTGCAGGTGTATATGACCGTCGCCGTGAGAGTGTCCGCAAACATGCGGGTTGTGGTGGTGTTCATACACCGCGATTGCCGGGTCATGTTCGCCGAACAGCGTGATGAAGTCTTCGGATTGGCTGACTTCCTGCGGATGTCCGGAGCAGCAGATATGCCGGTTAAGGCACAGCACCTGATCGGTATGTTTCATTACGATATGCAGGTCGTGGCTGACCATTAAAATGCCGTACTGGTATTTATTGCGGATCTGATTGATGTATTGGTAGATTTCCGATTGCCCCTGAATATCAACCCCTTGTACAGGTTCATCAAGAACCAATAGCTGCGGTCGGGTACAGAGCGCTCTGGCCAGCAGAACCCGCTGCATTTCGCCGCCGGATATTTTCTGGATCGGTTTGTTTAATAAAGCCTGCAGGTTCAGGTCTTCGAGAATCTGTTGGCTGGAGATTGTGGTATCATCCGCATCCGGTTTTAAATTTGCCTGTTTTCCAAGTGCCAAAAATCTTTCCACTGTCATCGGCAGGGTTGGATCGATCTGGATCTTCTGAGGCATAAAACCGATGCGAAGATTCGGGCGGCGCCAGACCTCTCCGGAGGACGGTTTCAGTAAGCCTAACAGGATTTTCAGAAGCGTCGACTTACCGGCACCGTTCGGACCGATAAGGGTGATGATTTCACCGCGATGCAGTGTCAGAGAGATGTCTTGAAGGACGTCCTGGTCACCGAAGCTGTGACACAAATTGATGGCTTCGATGAGTTGCGTATTCTGTGAGGGTGACTTTTCGGGTTCAGCCGGCTCGCGTAAAGAATTTGCCTTATGCATTTGGGGTTTTGCTACCTTTTGCTAAACTGGAAGATTAATGAGTTGAACCGGTATTATCATAAACCGCTCTGGACTCTGGTTTGTGAAAGAGTAAGACATTATGTGGCATCAGAGAAGCATTTAAGGTGCTTTTTAGCTAATTTTGCTTGATCGCCGTTAAAAAACTCAAAGTAAGCCCGTAAGGGACGTGATGTGGTGCTCGGTTTTGCACTCTGCTTTTAAGGAATTTACAAAAAATGAGATTTGCCCGATTTTTTCAACTGCCTGTGCTTGTGACGGTTTCCTTCTTCGTCGTTCCCGTTCAGGCTTTACAAGTGACTGTAACGATCCCGCCTTTGGCCGGGATGATTGCGCCTCTGCTGGATGAAGACGACAATATTGAGGTTTTGCTCAAGCCTGGCGTCAGTCCGCACGGTTTTCAGCTTAAACCGTCACATCTGCGCATTCTGTCGCAGAGCGATTTGCTGATCACTGCCGGCAGTCCGGTTGATGCTTGGGTAAATAAATATGCGCAACGAGTTGAAGCCAATAAAATCCGTCTGGCGGATTTGACCAATGTCGAAAAGCTGCCTGTTCGCAAGGGCGGCCTCTGGGAAAGAAAACCGGGCAAAGCGGTTGTCGAAGACGAGCATGACGATCACGATCACCATGATCATCACGGGCACGATGAATTAAATTATGACGGGCATATCTGGATGTCGATGAACAATGCCCGTCAGGCGGTTCGTGCGGCTTCCGAGTGGCTGCAAAAGCAGCAGCCACAGAAAGCGTCCGCTTATCGTCAGCGCGAAGCGGACTGGCTGGCGAAGTTGGATCAGCAGGATCAAATGAATCGTCAACGTCTGCAAACCGTGCAGGATAAAGCGTTTTTTGTTCTGCATGATGCTTTTCAGTATTTTGAACATCATTACCAGCTTAAGGGCGTTGGTTCGGTGCGTCTTAATCCGGAGATTCCGCCAAGTTTGAAGCGACTCGCGGAGTTACGGGAAAAGATTCAACACAATCAGGTCAAATGTGTTTTTCAGGAACCGCAGTTTCCTTCAAAGCAGATGCAGCGTCTGACCGAAGGGACCGACACTAAAATCGGTTCTCTGGATCCGATGGGAACCAGTTATCTTTTAGCCGAGAAAGGCACAGGACCGCAGAAAAATTATCTGCTGTATGACCGTTTCAGTGCTTATCTGACCGACTCGTTCATGCAGTGTCTGGCGGATTAAGCGCAAAGGAATATCGCATGCAAGCTCGGGTGTTGCTCTATGGGTTGCCGGGGAGCGGCAAGCATCGTCTTGCCGAACAATGGCGTAAATCATCGGGTCAGGCTATAGATGTCCTCGATGTTCAGGCTTTGGACAAAGTCTATTGCGAAGAATCCCGGCACAAATGCCTGGTGATTGATAGCCGTTCGTTTTGGCAGATGCCGAGGGACCTGTGGCTGGAAGAGATTTTGCAACAGCTGATTACGGCTGCGGATTCAATCGTGCTGAATTTTTTGGAAGCATCGGAATTATCGGTTCAGATGGCGTGGAAAAACTGGTTACGTGACAACGCCGCGGATACGCCGGTGTTAATGAGTCTGCAACAGGCCGTGCCGCAGGGATTGAGCGCCCTGTTAGAACGGACTCCGCAAAAGCGTCCGCTGCCGCAGAATCGGTTTGCCGATCTGCAGAGCTTCGAGTTCAGATTGAATCGGGTCAGTTTGGAGCATCTGCTGATGGTCTTGGATAATGCAAAAACTGCACTTGGAATGAAATTGATCCGGGTTCAGGGCGTATTGGAGACTTTAGAATATGACAACCGCGTCGCGCTCGAAGGGGCGGCGTACCGCTGGGATACCTTTGCTGCGGACGAACGGGAAATTGCCTTGCGGGACAAGCAGTTACGTCTGCAGGGCTTCGACCTCGATAAGGCGTGGTTGCAACAAATGCTGCAAGCATGCAATCAATGATACAATTAACTGTATGAATTTTAATAAAAAATAACCCTTTTATTCGCAGGGTTGAGATCGTTTTTTCATACCGGAAAAAGGCGCTCAAAATGGACTTTGCGGTAATAACCCACTAAAATGCTCCGAAATTAAAATATTAGGCGTTAGTAATATGGCTGAAGCAAATCAAATGCTCGATTTGACCCGACAAGGGCAGGTCGAGTCCGAATACGAAGAAATCAATGAGATTCTGAAAAAGAAATTCAATTATCGCGAGGGGTTTGAAACCAGAACCCAGGTCGAGACTTTTGAAAAAGGAATCAATGAAGAAGTGGTTCGTGCGATTTCGGCCAAGAAAAACGAGCCGGAATGGATGCTTGAGTTCCGTCTGAAGGCTTTCCGACATTGGGAGAAAATGCAGGAACCGCATTGGGCCAAAGCGAAGTATGAACCTTTGGATTATCAGGATTACTCCTACTACTCGGCTCCGGAGTGTGGAAGCTGTGGTGATGCCTGTTCAACTGAAGAGGATGGCGAACCGGAAATCGATCCGGAAGTGGCCAAAGCCTTTGCCGAGCTGGGTGTACCGATTGCCGGTGACGATGCCAATGTGGCGGTCGATGCGATTTTTGACTCGATTTCGGTTTCGACGACCAAGCGTGAAGAATTGGCAAAATACGGGATTATTTTCTGTTCCTTCTCGGAAGCGGTTCAGGACCATCCGGAATTGGTACAGAAATATCTCGGTACGGTTGTGCCATACCATGACAACTATTTTGCAGCGCTTAACTCGGCAGTCGCTTCCGATGGAACCTTTGTGTATATCCCGGAAGACGTTCGCTGTCCGATTGATCTGTCGACCTATTTCCGTATCAATGAAGCGAAAACCGGTCAGTTCGAACGTACCATTCTGATTGCCGAAAAAGGCAGTTATGTGAGTTATCTGGAAGGGTGCTCGGCGCCGGTTCGCGATACTTACCAGCTGCACGCGGCAGTGGTTGAGGTGATCGTGCACGAAGACGCCGAAGTCAAATACTCGACGGTGCAGAACTGGTATCCGGGTGACGAAGACTGCGAAGGCGGGATTCTGAACTTTGTAACCAAGCGCGGTGTCTGCGAAGGCAAGAACTCGAAACTTTCCTGGACGCAGGCGGAGACCGGTTCGGCGATCACCTGGAAATATCCGAGCTGTATCCTTAAAGGAGATAATTCAATTGGTGAATTCTATTCGGTCGCTTTGACCAACCGACGTCAGCAGGCGGATACCGGAACCAAGATGATCCATATCGGTAAAAACACCCGCAGCACGATTATCTCCAAAGGGCTGTCGGCCGGTAAGAGTGACAACACTTACCGCGGTGAAGTAAAAATCATGCCGTCGGCGGAAGGTGCGCGTAACTTTACCCAGTGTGATTCGATGCTGATCGGCGACCAGTGCGGTGCGCATACTTTCCCTTATATTGAAGTGGAAAATTCGTCGGCACAGATTGAACACGAGGCGACGACTTCGCGAATCGGAGAAGATCAGCTGTTTTACTGTCAGCAGCGCGGAATTTCCGAGCAGGATGCGATTTCGATGATCGTCAACGGCTTCTGTAAAGAGGTCTTTTCCGAACTGCCGCTGGAGTTTGCCCAGGAAGCGGAAGAGCTGCTGGCGATCTCGCTGGAAGGCTCGGTCGGTTAACGATCTGAAAAGACCAAAAAGATCCGCAGGATCAAGATAACCTTATTCAGCCGCAACGGCGTCTAACGGCGCTGAGCGGACAAGCTAATTTAAAAATTTTGAAGTGAAAATATCATGCTACTAAAAGTTGAAAATCTACAAGCGGAAATCGAAGAAAAGCAGATTTTGAAAGGCTTGAACCTTGAAGTGAAGCCAGGTGAAGTGCATGCCATTATGGGGCCTAACGGTGCCGGTAAAAGTACGCTGGCAAGTGTTCTGGCCGGACGTGAAGATTATGAAGTGACCGGCGGTGAAGTCGAATTCGACGGTGAAGATCTGTTGGATCTTGACCCGGAAGAACGTGCGCGCAAAGGCCTGTTTCTGGCTTTCCAGTATCCGGTTGAAATTCCGGGCGTCAGTAACAAACTGTTTATGCAGACTGCGGTTAATGCGATGCGCGAAGAACGCGGTCTGGCCGCTTTGGATATGTTCGACTTCGACGAATACGCCAAAGAGAAAATCGAATTGCTGGATATGCGTGCCGACCTGTTGGAACGTTCGGTAAATGTGGGCTTCTCCGGTGGTGAGAAAAAACGTAACGATATTTTCCAGATGGCTCTGTTGGAGCCGAAACTGTGCATTATGGATGAAACCGATTCCGGTCTGGATATCGATGCTTTGCGTCAGGTTGCCAACGGGGTTAATGCATTGCGTTCCGACGAGCGCAGCTTCATTGTCGTGACCCACTATCAGCGCCTTCTGGACTACATCAAGCCGGATCATGTTCATGTTTTGTATGATGGTCGAATCATCAAGTCCGGTGGTTTTGAACTGGCGCTGGAGCTGGAAGAAAACGGCTACGACGAGATTGTTCAGCAGTATAAAAACGCGTAATCGAGAGGGGATTAAGCAATGGCGAAAAAACTCTCTCCGGTCGCGCAGCAGGCGCGCGATTTTTATTTGCAGCAAGCACAGGCCAAAAGTGCCGCGGAAAATGGTTTTTTAAAGCAGATTCGTGACAATGCTCAGGCTAAGTTTTCGGCAGAGGCATTTCCGACTGCGAAAGATGAAGATTGGAAATATACCAAGCTGACCGGTTTTATTCAGCATCATTTTTCGACAGCGGGAACTTCCGAAGCGGTTGCGGACAAGGTTCAAAGTTATATGCCGGGCTTCCCGGTCATTAAGCTGGTTTTCGTTGACGGTTGGTTCAGCGAATCTTTGTCGGATGATCTTTCCGAGCTACCGAAAGGAATCAGTTTGGAATCCTTTTCCGATACGCTGAGCATGAACAGCGCGCTGGATCAGTTGTTTGCCGACGAAGAGCGAATTCTGTCGGAGCCTTTCGGCTGTATGAACTCCATGTTGATGAACGATGGTTTCAGTCTGCAGTTGGCGGACAATACCACTTTGGAGTTGCCGTTGTTTATTCTGCACCTGCAAACCAAGGCTGAGCACTTGAGTGCGGTTCGCAATCGAATCGATGTCGGCCAGAATGCCGAAGTCACTTTGGTTGAGCGCTATGTATCCCTGCATTCGGAAGGTGCCGGGTGCAACAACATCGTTACCGAGATCAATGTTGCCAAGCATGCGCGCGTCAAGCAGGTCATTCTGCAACAACAGAATGGCGAAAGTTATTACTTTAATAACCAGTTCATTACTCAGGCTCAGGAAAGTCATTTCAATACGTTCTTCGCCTCTACCGGCTGCGTTGTCAGTCGCCACCAGAACCATCTTTATATGGACGGCGAGCGAATTGAAAACAGTCAAAACAGCGCCTGTATTGCCAGCGGAAAACAGACGGTCGATTCACGTACCTATACCGAGCACAATCAGGAATGGGGCTTCAGCCGTCAGCTGCACAAGTATGTTCTGGACGACGATGCGGTCGGTGTTTTCGACGGCATGATCCGTGTCGATCAGCAGGCGCAGAAGACTGACGGTCAGATGGATAACAAAAACCTTCTTCTTTCCGATAAGGCAAAAATGGATGCCAAGCCGAAGTTGGAGATTTATGCGGATGATGTTCAGTGTTCGCACGGTTCGGCAACGGGTCAGATCGACAAAAATCAGATTTTCTATCTGAAAGCCCGTGGTATCGATAAGGCGAATGCGATGCGCATGATCACCAAGGCGTTTCTGTTGGAACCAGCCGAAGAGATTGCCGATGAGCAGATCCGTCACTGGGTGATGAGTGAGCTGGAAACAGCGTTGGAAAAAACGCATCTGGCCTAAGTGCGCCATCGAGTCGAATTTAAGAGGTTTTTAATGAAAGCAAAGTTTGCTGAAATTCGCGAACAGTTTCCGATTCTGCGGCAGGAAGAGAATGGGCAATCACTGGTTTATCTGGACAATGGCGCCACTTCGCAAAAGCCGGAACGGGTTATCAAAGCGGTAGACGATTACTATCGCTGGCAGAATGCCAATGTACACCGCGGTGTGTATGGCTTGAGCGAACGTGCCACGGAGCTGTATGAAGGCGCTCGTGAAACGGCACGCCAATTCCTGAATGCAAAATCGACGCGCGAAATCGTTTTCGTTCGCGGTGTCACCGAAGCGATCAATCTGGTTGCGCAATCCTGGGCGCGTGCCAATCTGAAAGCCGGTGATGAGGTTATTATCACCGAAATGGAACACCACTCGAATATTGTTCCATGGCAGCTGTTACGCGACCAGATCGGTATCCGCCTGTCGGTGCTGCGCATCAATCAGAAGGGGGAAGTCTGCCTGAATGCGTTGAAAGGCATGGTTTCGGAAAAAACCAAACTGCTGGCCGTGACTCAGATGTCGAACGCTTTGGGAACCATTAACCCGGTGAAGGAAATGGCGGAAATCGCCCGTTCGGTTGGCGCGAAAGTTCTGGTCGACGGCGCTCAGGCGACACCGCATATGCAGGTTGATGTACAGGATATCGATTGTGACTTTTACGCGCTGTCCGGCCATAAAATGTATGGCCCGACCGGCATCGGCGTGTTGTATGCCAAGGAAGCTCTTCTGGAAGCCATGCCGCCTTATCAGGGTGGTGGGGATATGATCTACTCGGTCACCTTCGATAAGACCGAATACAATGTGTTGCCTTATAAGTTCGAGGCCGGCACGCCACATATTGAAGGGGCGATCGGTCTGGGCGAGGCGATGAAGTTTCTGCAGGATATCGGCCTGGATGAGATTGCGGCCTATGAAGCCGAGTTGTTGACCTATGCGACCGAGCGTCTCAAAGAGATCGATGGCTTGAAGGTGATCGGCGAAGCGGACAATAAAGGCGGCGTAGTCTCTTTTGTGATTGACGGTGTTCATCCGCACGATATGGCGACGCTGATGGATCAGGATGGGATTGCCGTGCGCGCCAGCCACCATTGCGCCATGCCGGTGATGCAGCACTTTAATGTTCCAGCGACGATCCGCGCCTCTTTCGGTGTTTACAATAACTTTGCGGACATTGACCGCTTGATCGATTCACTGAATGAAGCCAAGGATATGCTGCTGTAAAGCCAATGTCAGCTACAAGTACCGCTAACAGTGATAAAACCTCTGTCGAAATTTTTCGCAGAGGTTTTTTGCTTTTAGGGATTGGAGGAAAGGGATTTTGCTAGAATGGTTTGAAATACATTTAACCCAAACAATGCAGGTGCTTGATGACAACTGAATCTAAACAGGAGAATCCCCCGCTGGAGTGGATTTTTCTGGAACTGGAACCGCTGCCGCATATTTCGGGTCGCGAAACACTCCAGCTCTGGTGGAATCCGGAGCGCAAAGAGTTACTCGGCGAGGGCGTGGAGACGATTCTTACGATGATTGATCAGGCGCTGCAGAAAGGCTCGATCGGTGGCGGAAATTCGCAATACGAAATCACCGATCCGCTTGCCAAGCCCACTGAGCTGGCCGTCATATTGGCGCAATTTTATTGGGTCATTCCGCAACCGGTTTCTGAGCCGGGCGAGATCGCCGGAAATGAAAGTCCGGATGCTCCGGAAACCGATAACTCCGCTACGACTCTGCAATAACTATCGTTTTTCCTCTAGGGACATTTGCATTGCTCGTGTCGGCGGCTTATGTCTGTGCTTTGTGTCTGTCCGTATCGGTTCATTGACCTGCCGACACGCTTTTCCTTATTTTTTCCTTATTTCCTGAAACACTGTTGAGCGGCGGTGTTTTATAGTATCTCTAAGCGGCGCCATCTGGCGCTTCGGCTTGGCCGGAAACGTTTCTTAACCCTCTATGACGCCCACAAAAAATAAGTGTGTTGGACAGGCATTCATAATCGAACCGGTTCACAGAAAGGAGATAAAGCATGAAACTCCCCTTAATAAGCGGCGCACTGGCCGTTTGTTTCTTATCCGCCTGTACCGCGCCGCAGGTTCGGGAAGTGCCGCGGGAAAAGGCGCCTGAACAGTGGCAGGCAAATAAAGAGGAGTCTGAGGTTTCGCGCAGTTTTTACCAGGGTGAAAGCGCCGACGTGAACGAGCGTCCGCCGTGGTGGCAAACATTGCAGGAACCGTTGCTGAACCGTCTGATTGAAGAAGCGATCCAAGCTAATCCGGATGTGCTTTCGGCACAGTCGGCCATTCGCCAGGCTCGCGCCTACCGTAAGCAAGCCAATGCGACGCTGTTTCCGACAGTGACTGCCAGCGGTGCTTACAGTGCCAGCCGTAATCATGATACAAATGTTACTACGGACGCCTATTCGACCGTTATTGATGCCTCGTGGGAAGCGGATGTTTTTGG
The genomic region above belongs to Thiomicrorhabdus xiamenensis and contains:
- the sufD gene encoding Fe-S cluster assembly protein SufD yields the protein MAKKLSPVAQQARDFYLQQAQAKSAAENGFLKQIRDNAQAKFSAEAFPTAKDEDWKYTKLTGFIQHHFSTAGTSEAVADKVQSYMPGFPVIKLVFVDGWFSESLSDDLSELPKGISLESFSDTLSMNSALDQLFADEERILSEPFGCMNSMLMNDGFSLQLADNTTLELPLFILHLQTKAEHLSAVRNRIDVGQNAEVTLVERYVSLHSEGAGCNNIVTEINVAKHARVKQVILQQQNGESYYFNNQFITQAQESHFNTFFASTGCVVSRHQNHLYMDGERIENSQNSACIASGKQTVDSRTYTEHNQEWGFSRQLHKYVLDDDAVGVFDGMIRVDQQAQKTDGQMDNKNLLLSDKAKMDAKPKLEIYADDVQCSHGSATGQIDKNQIFYLKARGIDKANAMRMITKAFLLEPAEEIADEQIRHWVMSELETALEKTHLA
- the sufB gene encoding Fe-S cluster assembly protein SufB, which codes for MAEANQMLDLTRQGQVESEYEEINEILKKKFNYREGFETRTQVETFEKGINEEVVRAISAKKNEPEWMLEFRLKAFRHWEKMQEPHWAKAKYEPLDYQDYSYYSAPECGSCGDACSTEEDGEPEIDPEVAKAFAELGVPIAGDDANVAVDAIFDSISVSTTKREELAKYGIIFCSFSEAVQDHPELVQKYLGTVVPYHDNYFAALNSAVASDGTFVYIPEDVRCPIDLSTYFRINEAKTGQFERTILIAEKGSYVSYLEGCSAPVRDTYQLHAAVVEVIVHEDAEVKYSTVQNWYPGDEDCEGGILNFVTKRGVCEGKNSKLSWTQAETGSAITWKYPSCILKGDNSIGEFYSVALTNRRQQADTGTKMIHIGKNTRSTIISKGLSAGKSDNTYRGEVKIMPSAEGARNFTQCDSMLIGDQCGAHTFPYIEVENSSAQIEHEATTSRIGEDQLFYCQQRGISEQDAISMIVNGFCKEVFSELPLEFAQEAEELLAISLEGSVG
- the sufC gene encoding Fe-S cluster assembly ATPase SufC, coding for MLLKVENLQAEIEEKQILKGLNLEVKPGEVHAIMGPNGAGKSTLASVLAGREDYEVTGGEVEFDGEDLLDLDPEERARKGLFLAFQYPVEIPGVSNKLFMQTAVNAMREERGLAALDMFDFDEYAKEKIELLDMRADLLERSVNVGFSGGEKKRNDIFQMALLEPKLCIMDETDSGLDIDALRQVANGVNALRSDERSFIVVTHYQRLLDYIKPDHVHVLYDGRIIKSGGFELALELEENGYDEIVQQYKNA
- a CDS encoding aminotransferase class V-fold PLP-dependent enzyme, which codes for MKAKFAEIREQFPILRQEENGQSLVYLDNGATSQKPERVIKAVDDYYRWQNANVHRGVYGLSERATELYEGARETARQFLNAKSTREIVFVRGVTEAINLVAQSWARANLKAGDEVIITEMEHHSNIVPWQLLRDQIGIRLSVLRINQKGEVCLNALKGMVSEKTKLLAVTQMSNALGTINPVKEMAEIARSVGAKVLVDGAQATPHMQVDVQDIDCDFYALSGHKMYGPTGIGVLYAKEALLEAMPPYQGGGDMIYSVTFDKTEYNVLPYKFEAGTPHIEGAIGLGEAMKFLQDIGLDEIAAYEAELLTYATERLKEIDGLKVIGEADNKGGVVSFVIDGVHPHDMATLMDQDGIAVRASHHCAMPVMQHFNVPATIRASFGVYNNFADIDRLIDSLNEAKDMLL